A genomic window from Cucumis melo cultivar AY chromosome 8, USDA_Cmelo_AY_1.0, whole genome shotgun sequence includes:
- the LOC103485219 gene encoding phosphoglycolate phosphatase 2 yields MSSVEISAEPQPLSSANARNLIDSVEAFLFDCDGVIWKGDKLIDGVADTLEMLRSKGKRLVFVTNNSSKSRKQYAKKFHSLGISVSEDEIFSSSFAAAMFLKVNNFSPEKKVYVIGESGIIEELELAGFTGVGGPEDAKKTADLYLDCSIEHDKSVGAVVVGLDRHINYYKLQYATFCLRENPGCLFIATNRDATGHLNASQEVPGAGCMVGAMCASSEKEPIVVGKPSTFMMDFLLKKFEFGCSKMCMVGDRLDTDILFGQSTGCKTLLVFSGVTTQSNLQDPSNHIQPDFYTSKMSDLLELLGP; encoded by the exons ATGAGCTCAGTCGAAATATCCGCCGAACCCCAGCCGCTTTCCTCCGCCAATGCGCGGAATCTGATCGATTCCGTTGAGGCCTTTCTCTTTGATTGCGACG GTGTTATATGGAAGGGCGATAAGTTGATTGATGGCGTCGCTGATACGCTTGAAATGCTTAGGTCTAAG GGGAAGAGGTTGGTTTTTGTCACTAACAATTCGTCGAAATCAAGAAAGCAATATGCAAAGAAGTTCCATTCCCTTGGAATTTCTGTTTCTGAg GATGAAATATTTTCCTCCTCTTTTGCAGCTGCCATGTTCTTGAAAGTCAATAATTTCTCCCCAGAAAAGAAG GTCTATGTCATAGGCGAATCAGGTATCATAGAAGAACTTGAGCTTGCAGGATTCACTGGAGTTGGTGGTCCA GAAGATGCCAAAAAAACTGCAGATCTCTACCTAGATTGCTCAATTGAGCATGACAAGAGT GTTGGAGCAGTTGTGGTTGGATTAGATCGGCATATTAATTATTACAAGCTTCA GTATGCTACATTTTGCCTTCGTGAGAATCCAGGATGCCTCTTTATTGCTACTAATCGCGATGCCACAGGGCATTTAAATGCATCACAAGAAGTCCCTG GTGCCGGTTGCATGGTCGGTGCAATGTGTGCATCATCTGAGAAAGAACCCATTGTGGTCGGGAAACCATCAACATTTATGATGgactttttattgaaaaa ATTTGAATTTGGTTGCTCTAAAATGTGTATGGTCGGTGATAGACTGGACACAGACATTCTCTTTGGCCAGAGCACTGGCTGCAAAACACTTCTTGTCTTTTCAG GGGTAACAACTCAATCCAATCTTCAAGATCCCTCCAATCATATTCAACCAGATTTTTACACATCCAAGATGTCTGACTTGTTGGAATTATTGGGTCCATGA